The Periophthalmus magnuspinnatus isolate fPerMag1 chromosome 17, fPerMag1.2.pri, whole genome shotgun sequence sequence TTTGGGGTAGTAATATGTGGCAGCAGTAACATGTAAACATAATTGTGTCACCCAGAGCCTTATCTAAATTCacactataaaataaaacatacgtCATATTTATCACTTTTTAGGCCCGCTCAGAGCAACAGAAGCTAACACGTTACTGTAGCAACCAGAGCTACATCGCTTCCATCCCTCCGGAGCAGACCATCGAGCACTAACCTTGTATCACTTTTGGTTCTTTTGACTTTTGGGGTAGCcgtggctcagtggtagagcgcTGCATTGgatggagatgtttgtgtcctcaggcaaggcACATCTCCTGCTTTGCTAATAGATACTTTGCAgcgacatcacactgggggtgttgtacatgaaaattaaagaaaaaaaaaaaaaaattgatttaaacggcacattttcaggagcccaTGATCAGTCCGAGCAttcatagtcctgtttagtcattctcaccttttttaacaaaaaggtgagaatgaCTAACTGAAGGACTTTTAACAGCACATATCAGCTCACCTGTAGttcaactaagtcagttctttatggtgagactgtgttaaaacaaagcctaGTTTAAattctaacagagcttcagactgAGCAgtacctacagttagcatcacacctccaggTAATGTTGaagacatcagctgcaaagtatcacatAGGAGTCTTTCTGTGCGACTGATAGTAGATGCAGATTAGCAGCCACACACGCGTCAGTCTGCCTCCTTCAGTGTACGACTGAGAGTGACTGAGAAATGCTTGAAACTTTAGTGTGCAGAGAAGCTTTATGCAGCCAGAGCACAGTGCATCTGACAGGTTCTAGTgaagtttatagttttacttcctggttggacacaggcagtaGATGCGACACACGTAGagataattccataactgttacctagcaaccgtaatgttaacaaggggcaaaacttgtctaaattacacaatagttatgattagactaataataaatggcagcacttttattttgttaaaatgccttccttgtgtggAAATTGTCttagtgttgatgacataggcagAGGGATTCCGTTTTACAACTCAGCTCTGcatcctgtatttttgtacttttcttttcaactttttcccaTAAACTCcaacttaactgatgtaaaattaagacacatattcacacaagtactatccaccaaaccaagtcagaattggAAAAATAGGGAAACCTGTCAGATGCATTTTAAATTGGTTTGCTCTTGCATTTTGTCGACTGTGAGGTGTTTGTCGGTGATGGTTTGATGGATTctattattagttttattagttttgtacatttattttttgttttccctctctctctacccccactctttctctctcctctctttctttctctctctcctcccctactctctctctctctcttccctgaCTCTATCCtgactctattctctctcttccccactctctcctctctttcgctgttctcccccccctctcttccctgactctattctctctcttccccactctctcctctctttcgctgttctctcccccccccccccccctctctgtctctctctcttccctgactctctctctctttctctttctctcttgcagCCATCTGAAAAGTGTGCCATTCTGAACATGACCAAGATCACTGAGAATGGAAAGAAAGTCAGGTATGGACGGGTCATTTCATTCCTACTGATTATTTTTAGGGGaaactgtattatttatatatatatatatatatatatatatatatatatatatatatatatatatatatatatatatatatatatatatatatatatatatatatacatacatacatacacacacatatatatgttttgttttttttgttttttttcctcagtatCCCCCatctttataatttttttgtctttaaactgaggtgatgatgaagatgatgctggacttttcagatcttttgaccatgttatagttacTTCACCTTAACTCCCTTTACAACcctttactcacctgaagttatatttggagtgatttgcgcacgtttgagcaatctttaatcacttattttgatTAAAGATTGCAAGACGTAATTTTGCCAAttaactcctgttttcaccgtTACTGGTATGCGccttccttctccaattttattttcttaatcgatgttacatgtaggattcagcagcgttgccttgtcattttggtacaagtgaaaaaaatagatggatggatggatgaaaaaaaTACGCCACTCACTAGTGACATGTCCAGCtatcccatagactgtatatataaatggacatggctaatctGCTCgtcgccgcgttccaaataggaaggaagtgatcacgggggTATTtccggctccactgactctggctccaattcactttgtattgagaaactgtagcccctctctctgtaactgctgctgtgaatctagtcattttggtcttaaaatgttcgtattaacccgctctacatgatcctggtgtttttatttcactattgtgtctgtaactcaagatatggacattaataacagataaatcaggcgccttctttaccCAAGGTTGTggccgctagcgttagcagcaggcttgattgacagtgttgagcacttcttgctaaaccagcggtgcgtgcgggaaggggtgttactttcaacagcctcactccagattggctgtttggttgctatgatactctcgattggaattcctaatatgcaactacgcttcaaattggcccctataactgctgacgtcgatgagcttcatttaactagAGCCGAATgttatgggtgacatcacactcagttagtccacttctttatacagtttatgagcTATCCATAGAAGGAGCCGACAGCATgcaactctttgttgtgatgatttacagcgatgtcagctcccatggggcactgacattttttaacgcggaagtcagcagacttgtttatAATTTAagatcaatattgtgttttaaaatgtccaaatcataacataatgatccacaataTGTTTTTAACACTCATACTGTCCTTTGCTTTTAATGACTATTTACTATGACAGTTTATGTGTCCTGTTAAATTGTTCCCCATTATAAATACACTTGAGTCAAACTGTTGTGTTTTCAGGAAAAACTGGACATCTTCGTGGACAGTGCTCCAGGGCTCCACGTTGCTGTTCACCAAAGGACAGGCAGGGGGCAGCAGCTGGGTGAGTCGCACAACACAAGCTCCAAGGCACAAGAGCAGAGAGACCTGGGGTAGggtttgaaccaccaacctcacAGGAAGAGGGAATGTCCATGCTTCATCACAGCTCACTCCAGTGTCACATGAGACCCACATAGTAGAATCTAAATATTAAATAAGTGTCTAGTGctgtcataatattaaaatctcaaactctgtttcaatactaaggaatagactcgatactcgatacccgttctgataccatgatgaaaatagaaacactctttatttaccagaatgtgattttccacattaaatggtagtactttcttttatatttccatgtgtccttatatctgtaatccctcagtcgtccagtaggttccatattggtccatgggtgtatactagtctatgtgtcttagaCTTGTACTGATACAGCTCATGATctttctaaagatattcaggaaaggtttatttctgtcttgtgaatgtgacttttttagtattgatacctgctcaaatgaggatcTGGTTTTGATACTAGACCTAGACTGTCTatcttttattatatttgagTCTGCTCACACAAGTTCAGAACCTACGAGTTGGTCCTGTTGAACTAAGCCCAGACCAGCACTGCACTCACACGTGGTTTATTCCGGAccaggaccatagactgtaaatataaatggacacagctaaccccctagccactgcgttccaaataagaagtgagcatggatcCTGTCATTTCCCAATTTGAGTCTTTTGCAGAATTTGCGGCAATCATGTCAGTTTTTATCTTgactataaatatatatgaaacaTTAGTTCACCattatttaagttaaaaaagagTTCACAAAGAAAGTTTCAtatggtttatttttgtaaaaacacTGGTAAAATCCTCACTCAGATCAGCTGGCCTCGATGTTTCTCTGCACTCATCTGTTTGCTCGAGCTTTTTAGCAGTTAAATGTGGTTGTCGTTGGGTTCAAATTTAACttcaaataaacatatttaaagaataataaaaatacatcgcATATTACGTgtagtttgtctgtgtgtgagttGCTGCAGAAGCATCTAGGCACGCACAGATCCAATTTTTATCAAAATTTGTCTGCCTCAAATTGGGAAATAACAGGTGCACTTCCATTCTATCGTCTCACTTCACTTTcacatttcactttctattgaaaaaaaacatcgTCCCTCTGtctttaactgctgctgtcaggctcgtcattttagtcttaaaatgttccttttaACCCGccatacatgatcctggtgtttttatttcactactttgtccataaatccagatgtgaacattaatgacagaccaatcaggcgcccTCTGTCCCAAAGGTTGTTCCCGCTAGCGTTGGTAacgagtttgattgacagcattgctaagtgcctgctccctgttaaaccagctgTGTAGGTGcaaaggagcgttaccttcaaccgcTAACGCTCTTGATTgtgtctttggttgctatgatactagatTTGGACTAGAGTGTTGTTGCTGTTACAGTTTGGGGGCCAGTCTAAACCAGAGCTGACTGTGGATCTGAGGGGAGCGTCTGTGGACTGGGCACCTAAAGACCGCTCCAGTAAAAAGCACGTGGTGGAGGTAACTTAGGAgtcactttattttcattttatactAACCCAGTCATTTGAGATGTTAACCATAAGCACGTGTATATCTTATAATTCCTATTTCTGCACCAAAAGCTAGAGGAGAATAATCAGCATTGTTATTCTGTATTCAATAttcttttttgagctttctaccctgttataacattgttccgtagtttcattagcgcAATGCACCCTGAttgtcactctgaagggggagtgacttagcacagagagcaaaaggaggCGGGCAGACTTGGAGTGTCAAAAATTTAagtaaacatataaaacatgttcatacaTTGTTTTcgtcaaatatatcatttttaaaacaataaaagataacatggtgatctaaatatgttatgtgttagcagttaataccccatagaagtaaaataccccctttaaaTTAAGCCCATAGAAATTTGCCAATCAAGACATTTATAggtacattttagcacattcctgatgcattgttaaaatacatattcagtcaaagtctatttttcatttttatgttcttaattatgtatttatcaTTGCCTATAtgcattttcattattattatgaactgTTTTATATTGCACCAAAACACTGAAGCAATGTCTAATTTTGTGAAGTTTCACTTAAACTTACTTTGATTCTGCATGTATATTGTTAAcctgaaatgcaaaaaaatgtatatacattTCTGTCAATATTTCCCAGATAGCTGACATTTTGTGGAAGTTTgacttgagttttgtttcagctGAAGACTCGTCAGGGCACTGAGCTCCTGATCCAGTCTGACAACGAAAACCTGGTGCAGGACTGGCTCCAGGCTCTGCAGGACACCATCTGTGCGCACGTGAGTATGAGAGCGTACGTGAGTATGAGAGCGCACGTGAGTATGAGAGCGCACGTGAGTATGAGAGCGCACGTGAGTATGAGAGCGCACGTGAGTATGAGAGCGCACGTGAGTATGAGAGCGCACGTGAGTATGAGAGCGCACGTGAGTATGAGAATGCACGTGAGTATGAGAATGCACGTGAGTATGAGAGCGCAGGTGGGTATGAGAGCGCACATGAGTATGAGAGCGCACGTGGGCATGAGAGCGCACGCGGGCATGAGAGCGCACGCGAGTATGAGAGCGCACGTGAGTATGAGAATGCACGTGAGTATGAGAGCGCAGGTGGGTATGAGAGCGCAGGTGGGTATGAGAGCGCACATGAGTATGAGAGCGCATGCGGGCATGAGAGCGCATGCGGGCATGAGAGCGCACGCGAGTATGAGAGCGCACGCGAGTATGAGAGCGCACGTGAGAGTGCAGGTTGGTATGAGTATGAGAGTGTGcatgtaacgtcctgctcactggcctcccAAAAGAGCAGttagacagctgcagtacatccagaacactgctgctcgggtagaaccaggaagtacttcacacatgtgtcctgtgctcaggtctctggctcctgtggctcagagaatagactttaaagcagctctagtTAAGTCTCTCCAtagcctagcaccaaagtacatcccCCACAAagtagtgcaatatttaatctAAATGTGTTGAATCAGGTGGTCACATGTCACATCTGTGTAAAAATGGCgtgttgtgctttgttttaggCGTGGGAATCTGACGAGGGAATGGACGACGACCGGCCCGAGTCTTCAGATCAAgaagacaaaaatgacaaagagAAGGAGCACAGGGACTCCAAGAAAgacaaaggtcagaggtcacacagcGGTCAAACAGAGGTCAGATAAAGGTCAAGTAGAGGTGAAACACGTGAAAgtacaggagagacagaggctATGGTAAATAGTATaccgacttatcgttcaatacatgaaagatggaacaaaaTTTTTTGTTgtgggtattttttttatatttttctgtgcACTGATTAAAGATGAgatgtagagggttgaatacaTTATTTCTATAACCCGTTATCTATCAAAACGAAATAGAGGtaaatgaaaacatgttaaaattatGTTAATAACAATCTCTGTGCAGGCATGAAGAACAGCAGCAGCCTGGACGTGTCCGAGCACAAGACCCGACGCAAACTCAAGAAATTCCTAACGCGCCGCCCTACTCTGCAGGCAGTCAAGGACAAAGGCTATATCAAAGGTAACAGTCTCCTATGCAGGTGGTCAGGGCTATATCAAATATAACAGCTCCGTTTGCAGATACGGGCCTTTACCTTTATGTAGTTTTAAATAGTTAGCAGACAAAAATGTGTCTCCACAGGTCCACTCCTCATGTGGACAATGCGTACTGCAGCCTATGTATGTCTAAGGCTGTTTCCACATCGCTGAATACTTtgccaaaaacatttaaaagatgtATGTGTAAACTGTGTATAGTAAACCCAGTTTTGTATGTTTCAAATTACTCTAAGAAATATCTACAAGTGTCtcaacttaaaggtgcattctgAAACTTTTATGGTTTGATAcctgttcatctccatggagatgtaccGTACATTTCGGACTATTGatcgcacctgaatataagctgcaccagctaaatttgaaaagaaaatctattttgtacataaaCAGGCTACACTTGAATATAAGAAATCTATTTCCTTCTGtgatgccagatccattgcctttatctTAAAAGCCGCATATGCATTTCTgcatgtgttttccatgatgaagGCGTGTGCATAATGGGCAAAAtgtcagtttaaaatcaaaactaatGTTTTCTTCagtgcataatctttccccacatcTATCTCACTGTtgcgtttacagctagagagtgCCCCTGGTGGAcattagacagtaaaaatctataaattagccacaCCATTGTATAGACCATGGGGTTCAAAGTGTGGGGGGGAAAAAGCAACGGcatatagtccaaaatttacgaTATtttctttgcctaaaatgttccacaatatgccattaaacttacACATACAAAACATACTTATTCACTTTGAGGTGTTGCTCTTAAATAACTTGTAAAACAGGCCTTCTTACTGTCAGTTTGCTcacttcttcacagatctgacctgtaacttggcctgatggtgtcacctgctttaaACCATGGgcttaatgccgtactgtggagcaAAAACATAGAACCGCTGAAGACGcacaagttacatagtacacattCAAGTATAAACATGTCAACAGGCAGTTCAGAGATAGTTTGGATATTTGTCAAAGCATCTGTGATATGTGAAAAATGAGCTACTGCAGTGAAAACACTTAGAGGTCATCTAAGATCCACATTGTGATTCTTTGCTTCTTGTCACTGGTCTtgttacacagacatcttgtcACTGATATTTTGACCTggtctgatttaaacatttctttttgAATACttagtttgtgtgttgttgtctcCAGACCAGGTGTTTGGCTGCAGTCTGTCCAGTCTGTGCAAAAGGGAAAACTCCACCGTGCCGCGATTCGTCAAACTCTGCATCGAACATGTGGAGACCAGCGGTGCGTCGCCGCCTCTGACACCACACAACACTGAAGGAAGCGGGATTCAGTggaatttatttaaattaagaCACTGTATATTAATCGATGTGTCAGAGTTGCCACAATTCATACTTCACTATCAGCATTCCCCAGGGgtatgatgctaactggagccactgctctgtctgaagctttgttagacttaaaactgagctcttttttttttttttttttatcacagtccaatcataaagaactgacatgacttgaactacaacaggtgaactgatttgtgctgttaaacaagtccccctgaaataacattatagtcacaagctagttggcattagccaacagtttttcaggtaccatgaacaggaccatgaacgtttggattgatcacaggcaTCTGAAAGTGTGTGCATTGTATCTCCATggctgaacattccaccgtagagatacatgtagaacacccctagCATGATTTCACTGAAAGTATCAAGAGCTACATTTAATCTATTATCTAAGGCAGAAATAATATTGCACATAACATGActatttacagtaaaaacatcttATGGTCATGTGattatagatgtaaaaataggTAAACTATACAGATTGTCGGTCATCTCAGAGTTTACACTtaacaaaaatgtgatattcTGGTAGAAATCACCCAAAATCTCTAAATATGCCATTGTTAATATTTCTCTTCCTTATTCCTCTCAAAATGATATGATAAAGACAAATGCTTTACTTTGTAAATACACCTTATCCTGAAGACTCCAAACTCTGCTCTAAgccctttgtttgtttgtttatttcccatgatcctttgcaGGTCTGAGCATGGACGGTCTGTACAGAGTCAGTGGGAACCTGGCTGTCATCCAGAAACTACGCTTTGCTGTCAACCACGGTGAGTCCTCTAGTACGAACAGTGTCAGTCCAAGCATTCAGGGGACAACAAGCAGAACCTGCATCCACTAGCTATGGTTGCGTTACGAACATCAAGAAGAAATGCTGAAGTGAACAAAAGTAATTGCAGGAACCAAGAACTCCAGTAGCCACAACACTGGATAGGGGGATATGGGGGTGCTTCcacacaattatttttaaatgacataaaaaactCTGGTCAAACAGCTTAAGATTTAATTAAAGCTGGGCGTATACCATGCAATTTTGTACGAGATGCTCCAAATTATTCCCAGACTCACACTTTGCAAGTGAATCTCATATGAAGCTCACAATGGGAGTGTGTGCATTCTTTGTGATGTTTGCATATGCAGAGCTGCTCACACTGTATGAGGGACGTGAGCTAGAGGAGGGGCCTGTGCTGTGGACCCCGCTATCTTTTCATACATGTGCATTTAGAGGTGCTTATTGGCCCAGCTCTCTTCCTCGCTCCATCTCACTGGAGCTGTGTTTAGGTCCATGCACATGCGGCTCTCACCCGGCTTCAGCAGTGCTCGGACCCGACGACTCACCACAAATATCAAACATCCCAAATATGCCTGCAGTCACACAGTTAACAGTTGTGTATTCATTCAAGCAGGTCATTGCAGTCTCCTGGACACTGTACTGAAATTAAGACAGATTTTAAAATTGTTGCGCGACCAAAATTTGTATCAATATCTGCCCAAAAATCGCACTGTGTAAGATCATCTTGAGGGCTCTACAcgttttatataaaaatagtcCAAAACccaatattttcttttgttgGGTTGAAACTCTTAACATGAGTCAAACTGAGctaaaaacaaagaacaaagaaaCATATTAATCATGTTTGAGTGATTGTTAAATGAGTTGTGTGACACAGTGGCTCATTGTGGTTAGACAAACAAAGATCAGAttacaaaggctgcagttatttaggtAGAAGAATGTTCTCTGTCCTCAAATGTGAATGCTTTTAGGCACAGCTTTAACATGTGACCTGTGAACTGATTTTTGATCCGTGTGTTACCGTGATCCATGtccctgtgtttcagatgagaAGGTGAACCTGTCGGACAGTAAATGGGAGGACGTCCACGTCACGACTGGAGCTCTGAAGATGTTCTTCAGAGACCTGCCAGAGCCTTTGTTTCCCTACAACCTGTTCCATGACTTCATCAGCGCGATCAGTACGgcctctttgtctctgttttataAATAATGAGATGGTTTAAATACTGCTTTTCAAAATGCAATGCAGCATAAAATACTTAGTTACATATATAATGTGTAAAGTTATGCAACACAGAGACAGCAACGTAATTATGAACACAAAAAAGAGAATACATTTACTTTAGTTCTCCAATCCATCTTGTCCAAAACTCAAAAGCACGACTTTTAACAGGAAGCAAAAAGTGTGATCACTGCAGACttcataaagaagtggactaagtgtgacgttacccatagCATTCTGCTcgctcagagaaagaaggcacctgatagATATGttattaaataaagtaaagtaaataaaaaccccaagatcatgtagagtgggttaatactaacattttaaggtgaaaatgatgagcctgaccaCAGCAGTCACAGAGACGGAGAGACGACAGTCTGGACTGACTATGactagctatgtctatttatatacagAGTCTATGGTGATCACATAACCCTAATTCTTGCATTGTTGCACtgtcttcctgtttgtttttaaagctttgaatgggCTGGCCCCATAGTATGTCTCGGACCTCATCCAAATTTACACCAGCAGCACTCTCTGAGGACCAAGAGCCAGCTACAGCTTGTGGTGGCTAAAACCAGACTTAAACCCAGACTTAAAACCAGTGAAGACACAGCCCCACAACCCAGCAGCCCCCAgtggagtgttttaagtcttgtcttaataaagtggattggatatTTGGTTGGGCAAAGCACTATACAAAATGAGAATAAATCAGCACTGTCGTTTGTGGTATTTACCCTAGGCCACGGTTTGGCAAGTTCTGCTGTTCTGGTAAAGTTCTCATtaagggttttgtttttttttccaatgaaAGTGCGTAACCTTTTGTGTGCTGTGTCTGCAGAGAGTCCAGACTACAGACAGCGAGTTCAGTCCATCAAAGATCTGATCAAACAGCTGCCCAAACCCAACCACGACACCATGCAAGCTCTGTTCAAGCACCTACGCAAGTATGGAACGCAAATACTAAagatattactactactaatgttaGTGATACTGCTCGTAAAAGAAGATTAaattctgttaactggacaaacgtTTTTTTAAGAGAGAATATATTTCaccactcatccaagtagcttcaAGCTCAGGTGAGTCTAACTGTCTTACATATTcatctaaagggaggagctatcTACACTGAGACTaactagctcctcccttcagacaggtGTAAAACAGTGACTCGCCAGAATCATGTCAGAACTTAAGGTGCTACTTGGATGAGAAATGTATTCACTCTGGCAGAAttcaatttttcttttgtgatAGAGCCTACCTGGACaaatgaaggattacacagacatctactGCCACTTCTATTGCTCTAACCACGTGTCTTAAAGCTACAATAAGgtttaaatcaggacttaatAAATACTAAAGAATCTTTAACTAAGCTAAACAAGattcaattaaattaaattcttAACTTCTTCAAGTCTGAATTTAAACTGTACTGAAATAAACTTGTATCATGTTTGAAATAATCTTCAGAGGAGAATATAATTTAGCTCCGTTACCAGCTAAGCAAATCTCATTTTCATTTGTGAGTAAAAGTCTTGTGTTGTTGGGCAGAGTGGTGGACCATGGGGAGGATAACCGCATGACGATCCAGAGCGTGGCCATCGTGTTCGGCCCCACGTTGCTGCGACCAGAGACAGAAGTGTGGAACATGGCTGTGCACATGGTCTACCAGAACCAGATCGTGGAGCTCATCCTCATCGAGTGTGAGAGCATCTTTGGGAGGTAGACCGGAACTACACTAagaacgggattcaaaccggAACTACACCAAGATAAGAATTCAGACTGGAACTACTCCAAGACCGGGATTCAGACCAAAACTACACCAAGACCGGGATTCAGATTGTAATTCAGACTGAAACAACACCAAGAATGGGATTTAGACCACCATCCACTTCAGGATCAAACCAGAAACAGCACATTTTACTTTCACTCCacactggactaaacaaggactaaacaaggactaaacaaggactaaaccagggctacaccAGGGCTACACCAGGGCTACACCAGGACTTGTGCTGAAAATATGTCAGAATAGTTGTTACTGATGCCTGTATCACCTCTGTTTGGAAACCACTACTCTTTATGGCTATGGCTCTTTATCTCTTTCCTGCTTTAGAGACACTTCTGGACACTGCAGTCTGCACCAGGATTGGGATTCAGACCAGGATTCAgtccaggatcaaaccagaaaCTGCACATTTTGACTTGCTCTTCAAATTTTTCTGCAATCTCAATCTTGAACCAATAGATTTTTACAGGTATTTACAAAAGAAATGCTGGAATACAAGAAACAGACTTATTTCTACATGttgatattttgtatttttgggtTAAAGTTCTGGAAACGTGTTCAACTTTGAATgtgctgtacctaatttttacagtcttgaaaacttgaaaaaaacaggactagtcaattttaaactgtaaatgtatTCCTCACATTCCTAATGCATTCCAGGCATCAAAATTATCCACCCGAAtggtcagagcagagtttgcaCATCATGCCactgctaacagcaactagcatgctaactgtatTCTAAGCTTGACATGGGGCTCATGCCTGGAGTCAACCAAGACATAAAAAAGGACttaagagaggagaaaagagttcatttgcaaaaacacaagtaccatttgaacaaaacaagacTTTTAACGGACTCTTTGTCTAGCAGTGTTCTCAAAAAATCCATTGCCCCTAAACAACGTCACTCAGCTGTCTTAACAATAACATTAATATATGTAGAAGATGGTAACAAAAAAGTgacatgttttcaaaatggtGAAATCTGTTTTTACAAATGATCTCTGAACAAACTAAGCCAAGTTTAGGCAAGTACCAAGTCACATTAAGACCGTAATTcaaccaggacgagaccagaactagaccaggacttcaCCGGGACTTCACcgcaccgggactacaccgggactacaccgggactacaccgggactacaccgggactacactgggactacactgggactacaccgggactacaccaggactacaccaggacttgTTCTAAAAATATGTCACAGTACCCATTACTCCAGTGCTGTCTGTGTCCTGCTCTAGAGACACTTCTCTTGGACACTACAGTCTGGTTCTGCTGTAGACTTGTGTTTTGGACTTTATGAATAAGTCAAAGGGCAAACCCAAGATGGCGGAGTTCATGCTT is a genomic window containing:
- the LOC117385159 gene encoding rho GTPase-activating protein 12-like isoform X2, yielding MASLPLAPGQPYVEVEYDYEYKSKDRLISIRSGDCFLLVKKTNEDWWQVRRDEGSKPFYVPAQYVREVRKALMPPGHAPSALGHAPSAPGHAPSAPPKPTQGHSPSQTGQPPSQTGRVWVKPVALELPSENLSRRESHSRRSSSGQRGDSPLHSPTSGPVSGLSVSERGPEAPAPLRRSSSSMLPPSTGRSPELQREPLDVDSHQNESWSHESESDLSSSSTEQLQVRHNETGPDSLHTNLQELRLSGSAVPPLPSGAPLSSCGDWDTHRDPSGRLFYVNQSSGERTWKPPRAREQGGGVRVGGEWVKPEDDRGRPLYLTADASRSEWELPKLNNSPPHLNTEISKTRSLDRRGVDPIVLTKWRHSTHIPEHNEKPSEKCAILNMTKITENGKKVRKNWTSSWTVLQGSTLLFTKGQAGGSSWFGGQSKPELTVDLRGASVDWAPKDRSSKKHVVELKTRQGTELLIQSDNENLVQDWLQALQDTICAHAWESDEGMDDDRPESSDQEDKNDKEKEHRDSKKDKGMKNSSSLDVSEHKTRRKLKKFLTRRPTLQAVKDKGYIKDQVFGCSLSSLCKRENSTVPRFVKLCIEHVETSGLSMDGLYRVSGNLAVIQKLRFAVNHDEKVNLSDSKWEDVHVTTGALKMFFRDLPEPLFPYNLFHDFISAIKSPDYRQRVQSIKDLIKQLPKPNHDTMQALFKHLRKVVDHGEDNRMTIQSVAIVFGPTLLRPETEVWNMAVHMVYQNQIVELILIECESIFGR